Proteins from a single region of Amblyomma americanum isolate KBUSLIRL-KWMA chromosome 10, ASM5285725v1, whole genome shotgun sequence:
- the LOC144107678 gene encoding uncharacterized protein LOC144107678 encodes MVSPKKRNVRVQKFHTKYKFKGRRRKSTPKTISEKSVPKPPRPNDGSGSDEIDSAVHFVSASEKKIGLFKNEERRCDSSSSAVICDIDALTVLTKGAVCPVCRECQLCVRESPRKCKGLSSYLELCCGNSECPESVLSSSYTSRHAAASGNVSADVAASADTSAQRSYLSGSSRDSFAVNVKAVVAARAIGAGYDQLMRLCTIIGLPKPMHQMSFHAIAKKVHSAAVNAAAKNLDKAREIEAQIGGADAAVMYDGTWQKRGHKSHNGVGTVVALDSGLCLDFEVLSNFCLACSLHKVLSSEEEEIWQAFHSPVCEKNVECSSHGMEEEAALRIWQRTLSYGTPLRFTKFLSDGDSKAYTAVSEAQVYGATTIEKEDCTNHVAKRLGTALRQLKTPLPRGEKLKEPTIQKLQTYYQIAITHNRGDLRAMYCSIWALYLHSCSSAGASGHKFCPEGPSSWCKHKRAEALGQPPPAHTPLLTKAQGKALLPIYKRLTEDKLLARCIQGKTQNAAESLNSKIWLLCPKTRFASRTAVETATALAALWFNRGHRSFEQVLEELGVVPPKELLVLSECKDNVRIQKMSERQTAEARAHRRSVAKKARVEDCTRKAHEGVTYGAGEF; translated from the coding sequence ATGGTCAGTCCAAAAAAGCGCAATGTTCGTGTGCAAAAGTTTCATACCAAATATAAATTCAAAGGGAGGAGGCGCAAGTCGACGCCGAAAACGATTAGCGAGAAGAGCGTCCCGAAGCCTCCTAGGCCTAACGACGGCAGCGGCTCCGACGAGATCGACTCCGCCGTGCACTTTGTTAGTGCATCTGAGAAGAAGATTGGCCTCTTCAAAAACGAAGAAAGAAGATGCGACAGCTCGTCCAGTGCGGTCATTTGTGACATTGATGCACTAACGGTGCTCACGAAAGGCGCGGTGTGCCCCGTTTGTCGAGAGTGCCAACTGTGCGTCCGGGAGTCGCCCCGAAAGTGCAAGGGACTTTCGTCGTACTTAGAACTCTGCTGCGGAAACAGTGAGTGCCCCGAATCGGTTTTATCATCGTCGTACACTTCGAGGCATGCAGCGGCAAGCGGAAACGTCAGCGCAGACGTGGCGGCAAGCGCAGATACAAGCGCGCAGCGAAGTTACCTGAGCGGGAGCTCGCGCGACAGCTTTGCTGTAAATGTGAAGGCAGTCGTAGCCGCTCGCGCAATCGGTGCTGGCTACGATCAACTCATGCGGTTGTGCACTATCATCGGCCTTCCGAAACCAATGCACCAGATGTCCTTCCATGCCATAGCAAAGAAGGTGCATTCCGCCGCCGTGAATGCTGCTGCAAAAAATCTCGACAAGGCCCGAGAAATCGAGGCTCAAATTGGCGGCGCAGACGCCGCTGTTATGTATGACGGCACTTGGCAGAAGAGGGGCCATAAGAGTCACAATGGTGTGGGCACTGTTGTGGCCCTTGACAGTGGCCTGTGCCTCGATTTTGAAGTACTGTCGAATTTTTGCCTTGCATGCAGTCTGCACAAAGTACTGAGCAGTGAAGAAGAAGAGATTTGGCAAGCGTTCCACAGCCCCGTGTGCGAGAAAAATGTGGAATGCTCATCACATGGAATGGAGGAGGAGGCAGCACTTCGTATTTGGCAGAGAACGCTGTCATATGGGACGCCACTGCGTTTCACAAAGTTTTTGAGCGATGGAGATAGTAAGGCCTATACAGCAGTCTCCGAGGCCCAAGTGTATGGCGCTACAACTATAgagaaagaggattgcacaaATCATGTTGCGAAGCGCCTAGGAACAGCCCTTCGGCAACTGAAGACTCCACTTCCACGCGGAGAGAAGCTAAAGGAGCCAACAATACAAAAGCTGCAGACTTACTATCAAATAGCAATAACTCACAACAGGGGTGATCTTCGTGCAATGTACTGCAGTATTTGGGCTTTGTATTTGCATTCTTGCTCTAGTGCTGGGGCTAGTGGCCACAAATTCTGTCCGGAGGGCCCATCATCATGGTGCAAACACAAGCGAGCAGAAGCTCTTGGACAGCCTCCACCTGCCCACACACCCCTCTTGACGAAAGCTCAAGGGAAGGCGCTGCTCCCTATATATAAGCGGCTTACAGAAGACAAGCTGTTGGCTCGTTGCATTCAAGGTAAAACTCAAAATGCAGCAGAGAGTCTGAACAGCAAAATTTGGTTGCTGTGCCCGAAGACAAGGTTTGCGTCTCGAACTGCTGTCGAGACAGCCACAGCCCTTGCGGCCTTGTGGTTCAACAGGGGCCACAGAAGCTTCGAACAAGTATTGGAAGAGCTTGGAGTTGTTCCACCTAAAGAACTTCTTGTGCTCAGTGAGTGCAAAGACAATGTGCGCATCCAAAAGATGTCTGAACGGCAGACTGCTGAAGCACGAGCTCATCGCCGCAGCGTGGCGAAGAAGGCTCGGGTTGAGGACTGTACTCGCAAGGCCCATGAGGGAGTGACCTATGGTGCTGGGGAGTTCTAG
- the Tdh gene encoding L-threonine dehydrogenase isoform X2 — protein MLTGMQSTLRRVLRPSMTAAGRCTSARSASQGASDSDPPRVLITGSLGQLGTGLARLLRKKYGKENVIMSDIVRPPKSILNEGPYIYADILDFKNLQEIVVNERVDWLVHFSALLSAIGERNVPLAMRVNVEGVHNVMELSKQYRLRLFVPSTIGAFGPDSPRSPTPDLCVQRPRTIYGVSKVHAELLGEYYHHKFGLDFRCLRFPGVISYDSEPGGGTTDYAVQVFHDALKHGKFTCYLGPDTRLPMIYITDCLRALMEMMEAPSENLKLRTYNVTAMDFTPEELFKEVKKLVPELEIKYKPDGRQEIADSWPQVFDDSNARRDWGWKPTYDLAEMCKVMVDNLRPVYQR, from the exons ATGCTGACCGGAATGCAGAGCACACTTCGTCGAGTGCTGAGGCCGTCAATGACCGCGGCGGGGCGCTGCACGTCAGCGCGCTCCGCGTCGCAGGGGGCCTCTGACAGCGACCCACCCAGGGTGCTCATCACAG GCAGCTTAGGACAGCTGGGAACTGGATTGGCTCGATTACTAAG AAAGAAGTATGGGAAAGAAAACgtcatcatgtctgacattgtacGACCCCCCAAGAGCATCCTCAACGAAG GCCCCTACATCTACGCGGACATCCTGGACTTCAAGAACCTGCAGGAGATCGTGGTGAACGAGCGCGTCGACTGGCTCGTCCACTTCAGCGCCCTGCTGTCGGCCATTGGTGAGCGCAACGTTCCGCTGGCCATGCGCGTCAACGTCGAGGGCGTGCACAACGTGATGGAGCTGAGCAAGCAGTACCGGCTGCGCCTCTTCGTGCCCAGCACCATTGGCGCCTTTGGACCGGACTCCCCCCGGAGCCCAACGCCCGACCTATGCGTCCAGAGGCCCCGCACCATCTACGGAGTGTCCAAGGTCCACGCCGAACTCCTGGGCGAG TACTACCACCACAAATTCGGCCTGGATTTCCGGTGTCTTCGGTTTCCGGGCGTCATCTCGTACGACAGCGAACCCGGTGGCGGAACCACAG ACTACGCAGTCCAGGTGTTCCACGATGCCCTGAAGCATGGCAAATTCACCTGCTATCTGGGGCCCGACACGCGCCTGCCCATGATCTACATCACTGACTGCCTGCGTGCTCTTATGGAGATGATGGAGGCTCCTTCAGAGAACCTCAAGCTTCGCACCTACAACGTCACAGCCATGGACTTCACGCCCGAGGAGCTCTTCAAAGAAGTAAAAAAGTTGGTGCCCGAGCTGGAGATCAAGTACAAGCCAGACGGACGGCAAGAAATCG CTGACTCATGGCCACAAGTGTTTGACGACAGCAACGCGCGCCGAGATTGGGGCTGGAAGCCGACCTACGACCTAGCTGAGATGTGCAAGGTCATGGTGGACAACCTAAGACCCGTCTACCAACGCTGA
- the Tdh gene encoding L-threonine dehydrogenase isoform X1, translating to MSSVMLTGMQSTLRRVLRPSMTAAGRCTSARSASQGASDSDPPRVLITGSLGQLGTGLARLLRKKYGKENVIMSDIVRPPKSILNEGPYIYADILDFKNLQEIVVNERVDWLVHFSALLSAIGERNVPLAMRVNVEGVHNVMELSKQYRLRLFVPSTIGAFGPDSPRSPTPDLCVQRPRTIYGVSKVHAELLGEYYHHKFGLDFRCLRFPGVISYDSEPGGGTTDYAVQVFHDALKHGKFTCYLGPDTRLPMIYITDCLRALMEMMEAPSENLKLRTYNVTAMDFTPEELFKEVKKLVPELEIKYKPDGRQEIADSWPQVFDDSNARRDWGWKPTYDLAEMCKVMVDNLRPVYQR from the exons GTCATGCTGACCGGAATGCAGAGCACACTTCGTCGAGTGCTGAGGCCGTCAATGACCGCGGCGGGGCGCTGCACGTCAGCGCGCTCCGCGTCGCAGGGGGCCTCTGACAGCGACCCACCCAGGGTGCTCATCACAG GCAGCTTAGGACAGCTGGGAACTGGATTGGCTCGATTACTAAG AAAGAAGTATGGGAAAGAAAACgtcatcatgtctgacattgtacGACCCCCCAAGAGCATCCTCAACGAAG GCCCCTACATCTACGCGGACATCCTGGACTTCAAGAACCTGCAGGAGATCGTGGTGAACGAGCGCGTCGACTGGCTCGTCCACTTCAGCGCCCTGCTGTCGGCCATTGGTGAGCGCAACGTTCCGCTGGCCATGCGCGTCAACGTCGAGGGCGTGCACAACGTGATGGAGCTGAGCAAGCAGTACCGGCTGCGCCTCTTCGTGCCCAGCACCATTGGCGCCTTTGGACCGGACTCCCCCCGGAGCCCAACGCCCGACCTATGCGTCCAGAGGCCCCGCACCATCTACGGAGTGTCCAAGGTCCACGCCGAACTCCTGGGCGAG TACTACCACCACAAATTCGGCCTGGATTTCCGGTGTCTTCGGTTTCCGGGCGTCATCTCGTACGACAGCGAACCCGGTGGCGGAACCACAG ACTACGCAGTCCAGGTGTTCCACGATGCCCTGAAGCATGGCAAATTCACCTGCTATCTGGGGCCCGACACGCGCCTGCCCATGATCTACATCACTGACTGCCTGCGTGCTCTTATGGAGATGATGGAGGCTCCTTCAGAGAACCTCAAGCTTCGCACCTACAACGTCACAGCCATGGACTTCACGCCCGAGGAGCTCTTCAAAGAAGTAAAAAAGTTGGTGCCCGAGCTGGAGATCAAGTACAAGCCAGACGGACGGCAAGAAATCG CTGACTCATGGCCACAAGTGTTTGACGACAGCAACGCGCGCCGAGATTGGGGCTGGAAGCCGACCTACGACCTAGCTGAGATGTGCAAGGTCATGGTGGACAACCTAAGACCCGTCTACCAACGCTGA